The following proteins are co-located in the Paludibaculum fermentans genome:
- a CDS encoding serine/threonine protein kinase — MIPANLCPSCFEQREPGAPCPVCGWSETSQPDSPFYLWPGTILKEQYVIGRVLGHGGFGITYMGWDLNLARRIAIKEYFPAGVAARMTGNPSVFPHSKKFENEYRWGLERYLEEARTVARFQNHPFIVWVQNFFSLHGTAYLILEYLEGATLDECLKQWGHLDFATSLRVMTPVMDALREVHSVGLLHRDISPDNIFILHSGQIKVIDFGAARYALGQQSQNLSVILKHGYAPPEQYEMRGDQGAWTDVYAVAATMYRTMTGEIPPPSPDRQAKDTIQPPSAKGASIPKAQEAALMKALALRPADRYRDMPSLQAALRDGEASSTVHWHELVEKTIPTGDTGKFKMTGPGGYQEKLKAEELKRQQEKQQEQKKKPLLLWGLVAAIALVLLAGGTVVYKLLNPEQKIERFDAEPTEVEAGQEVKLTWAAVGVKRVILDGIGPQDVRGSLIVRPAQTTKYRLIAGLIDSWVEVKVKPPQVAPPVDNPDSGNGGGTGAGGGGSTPGPVTDNQDKPQPPASHVQVTRCEIQPASVRPGQMAKLVWETRGADSVWVEPDHRQLQLSGSIDFRPSRSLSVQIVAKARQASATCTASVTVEAGQTPPQPAGEVSIQSFNAFPFRPQAGQRVTLSWQAANATGVRIEPGVGSFPQASGQTQVVVQQSTRFILTAFNAQGQQATRVVDVNVVQGDVPPQPQPQPRQLSLEALHHHSGWRFDLRNFHWEAAGRTNVCRGFIVAANGTLTFRGSNNDGFSVPYSEVAEVSVNPDVNMGGSRVFLIRLQSGKKYNFLTRTPIEQAVAAIRQAIGLKN; from the coding sequence GTGATCCCGGCCAACCTCTGTCCCAGTTGCTTTGAACAGCGCGAGCCTGGCGCGCCCTGTCCGGTTTGCGGGTGGAGCGAGACCAGCCAGCCCGACTCGCCCTTCTACCTGTGGCCCGGCACGATCCTGAAGGAGCAATACGTCATTGGCCGCGTGCTGGGGCATGGCGGCTTCGGCATTACGTATATGGGCTGGGACCTGAATCTGGCCCGCCGCATCGCCATCAAGGAGTACTTCCCGGCCGGCGTGGCCGCGCGCATGACCGGCAATCCGTCGGTCTTCCCGCATTCCAAGAAGTTTGAGAACGAGTACCGCTGGGGCCTGGAGCGCTATCTGGAAGAGGCCCGCACCGTGGCCCGCTTCCAGAACCATCCCTTCATCGTGTGGGTGCAGAACTTCTTCTCGCTGCACGGGACGGCGTATCTGATCCTGGAGTACCTGGAGGGCGCCACGCTGGACGAGTGCCTGAAGCAGTGGGGGCATCTCGATTTCGCCACCTCCCTGCGGGTGATGACGCCGGTGATGGACGCCCTGCGCGAGGTGCACAGCGTCGGCCTGCTGCATCGCGACATCAGTCCGGACAACATCTTCATTCTGCACAGCGGGCAGATCAAGGTGATCGACTTCGGAGCCGCACGCTACGCGCTGGGCCAGCAGAGCCAGAACCTGTCGGTGATCCTGAAGCACGGCTACGCTCCGCCGGAGCAGTATGAGATGCGCGGCGACCAGGGCGCGTGGACCGACGTCTATGCCGTGGCCGCCACAATGTATCGGACCATGACGGGCGAGATCCCGCCGCCCTCGCCCGATCGCCAGGCCAAGGACACGATACAGCCGCCGTCGGCCAAGGGCGCCTCCATCCCCAAGGCGCAGGAAGCCGCGCTGATGAAGGCGCTGGCGTTGCGTCCGGCCGACCGCTATCGCGACATGCCCAGCCTGCAGGCGGCGCTGCGCGACGGCGAGGCCTCGTCCACGGTGCACTGGCACGAACTGGTGGAAAAGACGATCCCGACGGGCGATACCGGCAAGTTCAAAATGACGGGTCCCGGCGGGTATCAGGAGAAACTGAAGGCCGAGGAACTCAAGCGCCAGCAGGAGAAGCAGCAGGAGCAGAAGAAGAAGCCGCTGCTGCTCTGGGGACTGGTCGCGGCCATCGCACTCGTCCTGCTCGCGGGCGGCACGGTGGTGTACAAGCTGCTGAATCCGGAACAGAAGATCGAGCGCTTCGATGCCGAGCCCACAGAGGTGGAGGCCGGCCAGGAGGTGAAGCTCACCTGGGCGGCAGTGGGTGTAAAACGCGTGATCCTGGATGGCATCGGGCCGCAGGATGTACGCGGCAGCCTCATCGTGAGGCCGGCGCAGACCACGAAATACCGGCTGATCGCGGGCCTGATCGACAGTTGGGTGGAAGTGAAGGTGAAGCCGCCACAGGTGGCTCCGCCGGTGGACAATCCGGATTCCGGCAATGGCGGCGGCACCGGAGCAGGCGGCGGCGGTTCCACACCCGGCCCGGTCACCGACAATCAGGACAAGCCGCAACCGCCGGCCTCGCATGTCCAGGTCACCCGCTGTGAAATCCAACCGGCCTCAGTGCGGCCTGGACAGATGGCCAAACTGGTTTGGGAGACGCGCGGCGCCGACAGCGTCTGGGTGGAGCCCGATCATCGCCAGTTGCAGTTGAGCGGCTCGATCGACTTCCGGCCGTCGCGCTCATTGTCGGTTCAGATTGTCGCCAAGGCTCGCCAGGCTTCGGCGACGTGTACAGCCTCAGTGACTGTCGAGGCCGGTCAGACGCCGCCGCAGCCCGCGGGCGAGGTATCCATCCAGAGTTTCAATGCGTTCCCGTTCCGGCCGCAAGCCGGCCAGCGCGTGACGCTGAGCTGGCAGGCGGCCAACGCGACGGGCGTTCGGATCGAGCCCGGAGTGGGTTCGTTCCCGCAGGCCAGCGGCCAGACGCAGGTCGTCGTGCAGCAGTCCACGCGCTTCATCCTGACGGCGTTCAATGCGCAGGGGCAGCAGGCCACGCGCGTAGTGGATGTCAACGTGGTACAGGGCGACGTGCCCCCGCAGCCACAGCCGCAGCCGCGCCAGCTCAGCCTGGAAGCTCTGCACCACCACAGCGGCTGGCGTTTCGACCTCCGCAACTTCCATTGGGAAGCGGCCGGCCGCACCAATGTCTGCCGCGGCTTCATCGTGGCCGCCAACGGGACCCTCACGTTCCGGGGCTCCAACAACGACGGCTTCTCGGTGCCCTACTCCGAGGTGGCCGAGGTGTCGGTCAACCCGGATGTGAACATGGGCGGCAGCCGCGTGTTCCTGATCCGCCTGCAATCGGGCAAGAAATACAACTTCCTGACGCGCACGCCGATTGAGCAGGCCGTGGCGGCCATCCGCCAGGCGATCGGGCTGAAGAACTAG
- a CDS encoding PP2C family protein-serine/threonine phosphatase, translated as MLFETSILSRPGGREVNEDAANWRACAPDSAIWVLADGLGGHGGGEVASQRAVETLLAADPAAEPAWIADRIQAAHERIVAGQNETFELRNMHTTAVLLAAVGERAVWGHCGDSRLYLFRGGQLVEQTIDHSYVQTKVDAGDLQPREIRFHEDRNRLLASLGMSGGVRVTVRPEPLALQPGDAFLLASDGFWELVLETEMEVELAKAPSAESWIAGMHTRLMSRAEGEYDNYTAVAVWVHAGGEQAQ; from the coding sequence ATGCTGTTCGAGACATCCATCTTGAGCCGCCCGGGCGGGCGCGAGGTGAATGAGGACGCCGCGAACTGGCGGGCGTGCGCTCCGGACTCGGCCATCTGGGTGCTGGCCGATGGACTGGGCGGCCATGGCGGCGGCGAGGTGGCTTCGCAGCGGGCCGTGGAGACCCTGCTGGCGGCGGATCCGGCGGCCGAACCGGCCTGGATCGCGGATCGCATCCAGGCGGCACATGAGCGCATCGTGGCCGGCCAGAACGAAACTTTCGAATTGCGCAACATGCACACGACGGCCGTGCTGCTGGCGGCCGTGGGCGAGCGCGCGGTGTGGGGCCATTGCGGCGATTCGCGGCTGTACCTCTTTCGCGGCGGCCAATTGGTGGAACAGACGATCGATCACAGCTACGTCCAGACCAAGGTGGACGCGGGCGATCTGCAGCCGCGCGAGATTCGCTTTCACGAGGATCGCAACCGGCTGCTGGCCAGCCTGGGCATGTCCGGCGGCGTGCGGGTGACGGTCCGGCCCGAGCCGCTGGCGCTGCAGCCCGGCGACGCCTTTCTGCTGGCATCGGATGGATTCTGGGAGCTTGTGCTGGAAACGGAGATGGAAGTGGAACTCGCCAAGGCGCCTTCGGCCGAAAGCTGGATTGCGGGCATGCACACGCGGCTGATGAGCCGCGCCGAGGGAGAGTACGACAACTACACGGCCGTGGCCGTCTGGGTCCACGCCGGCGGGGAGCAGGCGCAGTGA
- a CDS encoding trypsin-like peptidase domain-containing protein: MRTAALLLASTTLLLAGPPIEDMKKQTVLIIMMAKTPKGVMTATGSGVLADATHVVTNHHVCCEVPPQFPSKVVIATGPEKTIDATVIWKSEEKDLAILELAQPIQAPKVVFATKAKIRIGEPVWAVGFPGSAMRLGNQNAIYESTVTQGVASRIFQGPTEEGGVEYVQTTAAVNPGNSGGPLFDDCGQVIAINRAKALSSIGGKTVTFAEGINLSIIVDEVVSELNKNHIQFTIGNACQAPGAVSSIPSWMLGSQAITLLVALGAIGLAMNKKVRQTVARSVHLGGGDRKAPPAPGPRPPGGKPVLVGSIGPYQGQRIPLSEKPVVIGRDAAVVNLVLPDNTPGVSKKHCQLSVDRGGRFFVEDLFSSHGTFRNGQKIEAGRPLEIRPGDRITLGSPQVGFEVNLD; this comes from the coding sequence ATGAGAACCGCCGCCCTTCTGCTCGCCAGCACTACCCTGCTCCTCGCGGGTCCGCCCATCGAGGACATGAAGAAGCAGACCGTCCTCATCATCATGATGGCCAAGACGCCCAAGGGCGTCATGACCGCCACCGGCAGCGGCGTGCTGGCCGATGCGACCCACGTCGTCACCAACCACCACGTGTGCTGCGAGGTGCCGCCGCAGTTCCCGTCGAAGGTGGTGATCGCCACGGGGCCGGAGAAGACGATCGACGCCACCGTGATCTGGAAGTCGGAGGAGAAAGACCTGGCGATTCTCGAACTGGCCCAGCCGATCCAGGCGCCCAAGGTGGTTTTCGCCACCAAGGCCAAGATCCGCATCGGCGAACCAGTGTGGGCCGTCGGCTTCCCGGGGTCGGCCATGCGGCTGGGCAACCAGAACGCGATCTACGAATCGACAGTGACGCAGGGTGTCGCCAGCCGGATCTTCCAGGGACCCACCGAGGAGGGCGGTGTCGAGTACGTCCAAACGACGGCGGCGGTGAATCCCGGCAACTCCGGCGGACCGCTTTTCGATGACTGCGGCCAGGTGATCGCCATCAACCGCGCCAAGGCGTTGAGCTCCATCGGCGGCAAAACCGTCACCTTCGCGGAAGGCATCAATCTCAGCATCATCGTCGACGAGGTGGTGTCGGAGCTGAACAAAAACCACATCCAGTTCACCATCGGCAACGCCTGCCAGGCGCCGGGCGCGGTGAGCAGCATTCCCAGCTGGATGCTGGGCAGCCAGGCCATTACGCTGCTGGTCGCGCTGGGGGCGATCGGGCTGGCGATGAACAAGAAGGTGCGGCAGACGGTGGCGCGCAGCGTGCATCTGGGCGGAGGCGACCGCAAGGCTCCGCCGGCGCCCGGGCCTCGTCCGCCGGGCGGTAAGCCTGTGCTGGTGGGTTCGATTGGGCCCTACCAGGGGCAGCGCATTCCCTTGAGCGAGAAGCCGGTGGTGATCGGCCGCGACGCGGCGGTGGTCAACCTGGTGCTGCCGGACAACACGCCCGGCGTCTCGAAGAAGCATTGCCAGCTCTCGGTCGATCGAGGCGGACGTTTCTTTGTAGAGGATCTCTTCTCCAGCCACGGTACGTTCCGCAACGGACAGAAGATCGAGGCGGGCCGGCCGCTGGAGATCCGGCCGGGCGATCGCATCACGCTCGGCAGCCCGCAGGTGGGCTTTGAGGTGAACCTGGATTGA
- a CDS encoding PP2C family protein-serine/threonine phosphatase produces MPYLFGNAQHVGRREYQQDAFGFSNPFDEAFTAHAGLLAVVADGMGGLEHGEAASRAAVQGFLDAYRLKTPEESIAQALDRGVHGAQQAVLAVQRQLLLEMQCGTTLVATVWFQNQLQWVAVGDSALYLCRQGQWTRLNDLHTYGRHLDSRAAFGEITREQAQADPQREALTSYLGINELTEIDRSIRPITVVEGDWVLLSSDGLYKSLSLLEVPEALQGSIQERCDKLLSAVLSRNLHEQDNVTVVALAYDPGRVPVTVAPKVEAAAPPAPSGIADTQLASPLTVAPVPLAQAAAAPPLTLTRKRSRVPLAALLLVLVLAGGYFVFRTTCCTPPPVVAAPPKPVIVNPNPPDHSPPEPPKPNQLRPPK; encoded by the coding sequence ATGCCCTATCTCTTCGGCAACGCGCAGCACGTTGGGCGACGCGAATATCAACAGGACGCCTTTGGCTTCTCCAATCCTTTCGACGAGGCGTTCACGGCGCACGCCGGGCTGCTGGCCGTGGTGGCCGACGGCATGGGCGGGCTGGAGCATGGCGAGGCGGCCAGCCGCGCCGCCGTGCAGGGGTTCCTCGATGCCTACCGCCTGAAGACGCCGGAAGAGTCCATCGCCCAGGCGCTGGACCGCGGTGTCCACGGCGCGCAGCAGGCCGTGCTGGCCGTGCAGCGGCAACTGTTGCTGGAGATGCAGTGCGGCACCACGCTGGTGGCCACCGTGTGGTTTCAAAACCAGTTGCAATGGGTGGCCGTGGGCGACAGCGCGCTGTACCTGTGCCGGCAGGGCCAGTGGACGCGGTTGAACGACCTTCACACCTATGGCCGCCACCTGGATTCACGGGCGGCCTTTGGCGAGATCACGCGCGAGCAGGCCCAGGCCGATCCGCAGCGCGAGGCGCTCACCAGCTACCTGGGGATCAATGAGCTGACGGAGATCGACCGCTCCATCCGGCCCATCACGGTGGTGGAAGGCGACTGGGTGTTGCTGTCGAGCGATGGGCTGTACAAAAGCCTGTCGTTGCTGGAGGTGCCCGAGGCGCTGCAGGGCTCCATCCAGGAACGCTGCGACAAGCTGCTGAGCGCTGTGCTGTCGCGCAACCTGCATGAACAGGACAACGTGACCGTGGTCGCGCTGGCCTACGATCCGGGCCGCGTGCCGGTGACCGTGGCGCCGAAGGTGGAAGCCGCGGCTCCGCCCGCCCCATCCGGCATTGCGGACACGCAACTGGCCTCACCGCTCACCGTGGCGCCCGTTCCCCTGGCGCAGGCCGCCGCGGCTCCGCCCCTCACCCTGACCCGCAAACGCAGCCGCGTGCCCCTGGCCGCGCTGCTGCTGGTGCTCGTGCTGGCGGGGGGCTACTTCGTCTTCCGGACCACCTGTTGCACGCCTCCGCCCGTGGTGGCCGCTCCGCCCAAGCCGGTGATCGTGAACCCGAATCCGCCGGATCATTCGCCGCCCGAACCGCCCAAACCGAATCAGCTCCGGCCACCCAAATGA
- a CDS encoding FHA domain-containing protein, producing MTQCNSGHFYDETKFSACPYCPAIGAAPAGKTVPAPPGGGGAMPFTVPPSGATAPPIGGTGPESNKTVPMRPLDAGLPSVPSAPLGPAGGQKTVVAYPSFNAPAEAPVPVSPVVGWLVCTEGPSRGRDYRLHVAKNFVGREKTMDVCVEGDPEVSRERHAEVIFEPQTKTFWLKPGDSSGLVYLNGTIQFSPVQMNARDVLTLGKSKLMLVPLVGTDFDWN from the coding sequence ATGACGCAGTGCAATTCGGGCCATTTCTACGACGAGACGAAGTTCAGCGCCTGCCCCTACTGTCCGGCCATTGGAGCGGCGCCCGCGGGAAAGACGGTGCCGGCACCTCCGGGCGGCGGCGGAGCGATGCCGTTCACGGTGCCGCCGTCGGGCGCAACGGCTCCTCCGATTGGCGGAACAGGACCTGAATCGAACAAAACCGTGCCCATGCGGCCCCTGGATGCGGGACTGCCCAGTGTACCCAGCGCCCCCCTGGGCCCGGCCGGCGGCCAGAAGACGGTGGTCGCGTATCCGTCGTTCAACGCCCCGGCGGAGGCGCCGGTTCCGGTGAGTCCCGTAGTGGGCTGGCTGGTCTGCACGGAAGGGCCGTCGCGCGGCCGCGACTACCGGCTGCATGTCGCCAAGAACTTCGTGGGCCGTGAAAAGACCATGGATGTGTGTGTCGAGGGCGATCCGGAAGTTTCTCGCGAGCGCCACGCCGAGGTGATCTTCGAACCGCAGACGAAGACGTTCTGGCTGAAGCCGGGCGACTCCAGCGGGCTGGTCTACCTGAACGGCACGATTCAGTTCTCACCGGTGCAGATGAATGCCCGCGACGTCCTCACGCTGGGGAAATCGAAGCTGATGCTGGTGCCGTTGGTGGGCACGGATTTCGACTGGAACTGA
- a CDS encoding MotA/TolQ/ExbB proton channel family protein: MSGKVPGRAILFPVSLVAALVFIGVGSVVVTGRPAEVLFDHPSKHFPYPLTIQNIMHVVFFIGLGELFARWRSGILEEGHVGQRYLPEDEQTVLTARDLGPIRLRVAREHSRDHGFLPSLIDLSILQFLASKSVDQTATVMNSSLELIAHRVDMKYGIVRFIAWLVPTLGFIGTVYALGASLSEAGSSTGDLNIKEVAKTLGVGFDCTMVALAQSAILVFLMQLIQEKEETAVNLAGDYTLRNLINRLYQG; this comes from the coding sequence GTGAGCGGAAAGGTACCTGGCCGGGCGATTCTGTTCCCGGTGTCTTTGGTGGCGGCGTTGGTCTTTATCGGGGTGGGGAGCGTGGTGGTGACCGGGCGTCCGGCGGAAGTTCTGTTCGATCACCCGTCCAAGCATTTCCCTTACCCGTTGACGATCCAGAACATCATGCACGTGGTGTTCTTCATCGGCCTGGGCGAGCTGTTTGCCCGCTGGCGCAGCGGCATTCTGGAGGAAGGCCACGTCGGCCAGCGCTATCTTCCGGAAGACGAGCAGACCGTGCTGACGGCGCGCGACCTGGGACCCATCCGGCTGCGAGTGGCTCGTGAGCACAGCCGGGATCACGGCTTCCTGCCCTCGCTGATCGACCTGAGCATCCTTCAGTTCCTGGCCAGCAAGTCAGTAGACCAGACGGCGACGGTGATGAACTCCAGCCTGGAGCTGATCGCGCATCGTGTGGATATGAAGTATGGCATTGTGCGCTTCATCGCGTGGCTGGTGCCGACGCTCGGATTCATCGGTACGGTGTACGCGCTGGGCGCCTCGCTATCCGAGGCCGGCAGTTCCACGGGCGACCTGAATATTAAGGAAGTGGCCAAGACTCTCGGCGTCGGGTTCGACTGTACGATGGTGGCCCTGGCCCAGAGCGCGATTCTGGTCTTCCTGATGCAATTGATCCAGGAGAAGGAAGAGACCGCCGTGAACCTCGCCGGGGACTACACGCTGCGGAACCTTATCAACCGTCTCTACCAGGGCTAA
- a CDS encoding FHA domain-containing protein, which yields MPQDRLTIGRDPAADILIPEPSVSRIHAEFVMISADEILFQDRQSSNGSYLIENNAPVRITQHRLRSDEKLRMGNVEVVVKDLIAVARKHLAERAAAAAQAAQHQKPLEHRSVRMIRCQCGSVKEDGTSCKYCGR from the coding sequence ATGCCGCAAGATCGACTCACCATCGGACGAGACCCGGCAGCGGATATCCTGATTCCCGAACCAAGCGTGAGCCGGATTCATGCTGAATTTGTAATGATTAGTGCCGACGAGATCCTGTTTCAGGACCGTCAATCGAGCAATGGCAGCTATCTCATAGAGAATAATGCCCCTGTGAGGATCACGCAGCACCGTCTACGGTCAGACGAAAAGCTGCGCATGGGGAATGTGGAAGTGGTCGTCAAGGATCTGATCGCTGTCGCGCGCAAGCACCTCGCCGAACGGGCGGCGGCGGCGGCCCAGGCCGCCCAGCATCAGAAGCCTTTGGAGCACCGGAGCGTCAGGATGATCCGGTGCCAGTGCGGGTCAGTCAAGGAAGACGGAACCAGCTGCAAGTATTGCGGCCGCTAA
- a CDS encoding S41 family peptidase, with translation MVIEDARERTAAAIDSLRKSREIFRLPKLRVTDVPAFFAAAETPAHKLTLSEKLTIVDQALFVVDQLYAHLPFKRARYAVDPVQRLRLIRSRLSEDTAEVRFHSDMVAALSSLRDAHTFYGLPEPFRDAMAFLPFRLNFYFDENGQARFLVTKVLEQFGHPHFDRGAEVTFWNGMPVASAIDREAELDPSGNESAQFARALNRLTARSMTFSIPRDERWVTLEYRSALDPTKEMGIVLPWNVISGGGFELFAGSTGSSVYAPQLELDNYRKLFWCRYQLTVEQAAQGVVMQGPIYAGAVFQGSNPGSSDAGKAALDDAIFSRVPAVFEFQHTGGVDDEGKVKAGSLIDPAHPGKRFGYLLLKSFDGEADALVDEFQRILTLLNAKAPDGLILDVRSNPGGSIQAGERMLQMLTPRDIATAGFHFISTPMTQQIAAQLSGSLTQHASTLAEWQPWLQDLLDSVASGGILTSARQLTSIDVANSVGQVYQGPVLLLIDALSYSATDIFCGGFQDNEIGPVVGVDPNTGGGGANRWLHSEIVEKTAGLEGVPLVDLPRKSTLGLAIRRSSRVGARAGNPLEDTGVQADELYSQTRNDLLNLDADLMKFACGRLGSKPTCMLRIASVDVQPGHIALQIDAENLDRLEVVLDGLPQGAFAADRGLQTITVPMAGLPHRPRLLKVLGYILMENGLSAALAAAGIAAPAAQLRDAKLTLAASARQELT, from the coding sequence ATGGTCATCGAAGACGCGAGAGAGCGCACCGCAGCGGCCATCGACAGCCTTCGCAAGAGCCGCGAGATCTTCAGGCTACCCAAGCTTCGGGTCACGGACGTGCCCGCGTTCTTCGCAGCCGCCGAGACGCCCGCCCACAAACTGACCCTGTCGGAAAAACTCACCATCGTCGACCAGGCCCTCTTCGTTGTCGATCAGCTCTACGCCCATCTGCCGTTCAAGCGCGCCCGCTATGCCGTCGACCCGGTGCAGCGCCTGCGCCTGATCCGCTCACGCCTCTCGGAAGATACCGCCGAGGTCCGCTTCCATTCGGACATGGTGGCGGCCCTGTCCTCGCTGCGCGATGCCCACACCTTCTATGGACTGCCCGAGCCTTTCCGCGATGCCATGGCGTTTCTGCCTTTCCGGCTGAACTTCTACTTCGACGAAAATGGGCAGGCCCGCTTCCTGGTCACCAAGGTCCTGGAGCAGTTCGGCCATCCGCATTTTGACCGCGGCGCAGAAGTGACATTCTGGAACGGCATGCCGGTGGCCTCCGCCATCGATCGCGAGGCCGAGCTGGACCCCAGCGGCAACGAATCCGCCCAGTTCGCTCGCGCCCTCAACCGGCTCACCGCCCGCTCAATGACCTTTTCGATCCCGCGCGACGAGCGCTGGGTCACCCTGGAATACCGTTCCGCCCTCGATCCCACCAAGGAGATGGGCATTGTCTTGCCCTGGAACGTGATCTCCGGCGGCGGCTTCGAGCTTTTCGCCGGGTCCACCGGCTCCAGCGTCTATGCGCCCCAGCTCGAGCTCGACAACTACCGTAAGTTGTTCTGGTGCCGGTATCAATTGACAGTGGAGCAGGCCGCGCAGGGTGTCGTGATGCAAGGCCCCATCTACGCCGGGGCGGTCTTCCAGGGCAGCAACCCGGGCAGTTCCGATGCGGGCAAGGCGGCGCTGGACGACGCAATCTTCTCCCGTGTCCCGGCTGTCTTTGAGTTCCAGCACACCGGCGGGGTGGACGACGAAGGAAAGGTGAAGGCCGGCTCGCTCATCGATCCCGCCCACCCCGGGAAGCGCTTCGGCTACCTCCTGCTGAAGAGCTTCGACGGCGAGGCGGACGCCCTGGTCGACGAATTCCAACGAATTCTGACCCTGCTGAACGCCAAGGCGCCGGACGGGCTGATCCTCGATGTCCGCTCCAATCCTGGCGGGAGTATCCAGGCGGGCGAGCGTATGCTGCAGATGCTCACCCCCCGGGATATTGCGACCGCCGGCTTCCACTTCATCAGCACTCCGATGACCCAGCAGATCGCCGCGCAGCTGAGCGGATCCCTCACCCAGCACGCCTCGACACTGGCCGAATGGCAGCCCTGGCTGCAGGATCTGCTGGACTCGGTCGCCAGCGGCGGCATCCTCACCAGCGCCCGGCAGCTCACATCCATTGATGTCGCCAACTCAGTCGGGCAGGTTTATCAGGGACCCGTGCTGCTGCTGATCGACGCCCTCTCCTACAGCGCGACGGACATCTTCTGCGGCGGGTTCCAGGACAACGAGATCGGACCTGTCGTCGGCGTTGATCCCAACACCGGCGGCGGCGGCGCCAACCGCTGGCTGCACTCGGAGATCGTGGAAAAGACCGCCGGACTGGAGGGCGTGCCCCTGGTCGATCTGCCGCGCAAGTCTACTCTTGGGCTGGCCATCCGCCGCTCCTCGCGAGTGGGCGCCCGGGCAGGGAATCCGCTCGAAGATACGGGCGTCCAAGCCGACGAACTCTACAGCCAGACCCGCAACGACCTGCTGAACCTGGACGCCGACCTCATGAAGTTCGCCTGCGGCCGCCTGGGCTCGAAACCAACCTGCATGCTGCGGATCGCCTCCGTTGACGTACAACCCGGCCACATCGCCCTCCAAATTGACGCCGAGAACCTGGACCGGCTGGAAGTTGTCCTCGATGGCCTGCCGCAGGGCGCCTTCGCCGCCGATCGAGGACTTCAAACGATCACCGTCCCCATGGCCGGGCTGCCCCATCGTCCCAGACTCCTGAAGGTTCTGGGCTACATCCTGATGGAAAACGGGCTCTCGGCGGCGCTGGCCGCGGCTGGCATCGCGGCTCCGGCGGCCCAACTGCGGGACGCCAAGCTGACCCTGGCGGCTTCCGCCCGGCAGGAGCTTACCTAA